A window of Lepus europaeus isolate LE1 chromosome 11, mLepTim1.pri, whole genome shotgun sequence contains these coding sequences:
- the REM2 gene encoding GTP-binding protein REM 2 yields MHTDLDSDMDTDTETTALCPSGSHKASPPGTPTPEADATLLRKPEKLLAGLARGGPPSAPGVPRRRGSMPVPYKHQLRRAQAVDELDWPTQASSSGSSDSLGSGDAGSAPKDGIFKIMLVGESGVGKSTLAGTFGGLQGDSAHELENPEDTYERRITVDKEEVTLVVYDIWEQGDAGGWLRDHCLQTGDAFLIVFSVTDRRSFSKVPETLLRLRAGRPHHDFPVILVGNKSDLARSREVSLEEGRHLAGTLSCKHIETSAALHHNTRELFEGAVRQIRLRRGRGRAGGQPSESGSPEGPAPPARRESLTKKAKRFLANLVPRNAKFFKQRSRSCHDLSVL; encoded by the exons aTGCACACGGACCTCGACTCCGACATGGACACGGACACAGAAACCACAGCACTCTGTCCCTCCGGCAGCCACAAGGCCTCCCCACCAGGGACACCCACACCAG AAGCAGATGCTACACTGCTGAGGAAACCAGAGAAACTGCTGGCTGGGCTGGCCCGGGGCGGGCCCCCCTCTGCCCCTGGGGTCCCCAGGCGGAGAGGCAGTATGCCTGTGCCCTACAAGCACCAGCTGCGGCGGGCCCAAGCTGTGGATGAACTTGACTGGCCAACCCAGGCCTCATCCTCCGGCTCCTCCGATTCCTTGGGCTCAGGGGATGCGGGCTCTGCCCCAAAAGACGGCATCTTCAAGATCATGCTGGTGGGGGAGAGCGGCGTGGGCAAGAGCACCCTAGCAGGCACTTTCGGTGGTCTCCAGGGAGACAGTGCTCACGAGCTGGAGAACCCAG AGGACACCTATGAGCGACGCATCACGGTGGATAAGGAAGAAGTGACTCTAGTTGTTTATGACATCTGGGAACAG ggagaCGCAGGGGGGTGGCTGCGGGACCACTGTCTCCAGACCGGGGATGCCTTTCTCATCGTCTTCTCGGTCACCGACCGGAGAAGCTTCTCCAAAGTTCCAGAGACCCTCCTTCGGCTGCGGGCTGGGAGGCCCCACCACGACTTTCCGGTCATCCTCGTGGGAAACAAGAGCGACCTGGCCCGCTCCCGGGAGGTGTCACTGGAGG AGGGCCGCCACCTGGCCGGGACGCTGAGCTGCAAGCACATCGAGACGTCGGCggcgctgcaccacaacaccagggaACTCTTCGAGGGCGCCGTGCGCCAGATCCGGCTGCGACGAGGCCGCGGCCGGGCGGGGGGCCAGCCGTCCGAGTCCGGCAGCCCGGAGGGCCCGGCGCCGCCCGCACGCCGCGAGAGCCTCACCAAGAAGGCCAAGCGCTTCCTCGCCAACCTGGTGCCACGCAACGCCAAGTTCTTCAAACAGCGCTCCAGGTCGTGTCACGACCTCTCCGTGCTCTGA
- the LRP10 gene encoding low-density lipoprotein receptor-related protein 10 — protein sequence MLPATLLLLLLGGALAHPDRILFPNPACEDPPALLLEIQGTLQRPLSRDSRGSPVNCTWLIPGSKEQTVTVRFQKLHLACGSERLILHSPLQPLISLCEAPASPLQLPGGNVTITYSYAGARAPMGPGFLLSYSQDWLMCLQEEFQCLNHRCVPAAQRCDGVDACGDGSDEAGCSSDPFPGLTPASAPTLPCNLTLEDFYGVFSSPGYSHLASVSHPQSCLWLLDPHDGRRLAVRFTALDLGYGDAVHVYDGAGPPETPRLLRSLTHFSNGKAVTVETLSGQAVVVYHTVAWSSGRGFNATYHVRGYCLPWDRPCGLGSGLGAGEGLGERCYSEAQRCDGSWDCADGTDEENCPGCPPGHYPCGAAGTPSATACYLPADRCNYQTFCADGADERRCRRCQPGNFRCRDEKCVYETWVCDGQPDCADGSDEWDCSYALPRKVITAAIIGSLVCGLLLVIALGCTCKLYAIRTQEYSIFAPLSRMEAEIVQQQAPPSYGQLIAQGAIPPVEDFPTENPNDNSVLGNLRSLLQILRQDMTPGGASGARRRQRGRSVRRLVRRLRRWGLLPRANPPARAPETRSQVASPAAPPEALDGSAGPAPEGGAVGGQDGEQAPPLPVKAPLPAASTSPALPPAPEAPEPLPSGPLEPSLLSGVVQALRGRFLPSLRPPGPTWPPPGPQAAVLAPEDEDDVLLVPLAEPGVWVVEAEDEPLLA from the exons gAGGCGCTCTGGCCCACCCAGACCGGATCCTTTTCCCCAATCCCG CCTGTGAGgatcccccagccctgctcttggAAATACAGGGCACCTTGCAGAGGCCCCTGAGTCGGGACAGCCGCGGCTCCCCTGTCAACTGCACCTGGCTCATCCCCGGCAGCAAGGAGCAGACTGTGACAGTCAG GTTCCAGAAGTTGCACCTGGCCTGTGGCTCAGAGCGCTTAATCCTGCACTCCCCTCTCCAGCCACTGATCTCCCTGTGTGAGGCACCTGCCAGTCCTCTGCAGCTGCCAGGTGGCAACGTCACCATCACCTACAGCTACGCTGGGGCCAGAGCACCGATGGGCCCGGGCTTTCTGCTCTCCTACAGCCAAG ATTGGCTGATGTGCCTGCAGGAGGAGTTCCAGTGCCTGAACCACCGCTGCGTGCCTGCTGCCCAGCGCTGCGATGGGGTTGATGCGTGTGGCGATGGCTCTGATGAGGCAGGTTGCAGCTCAGACCCCTTCCCTGGCCtgaccccagcctctgcccctacCCTGCCCTGTAATCTCACCTTGGAGGACTTCTACGGGGTCTTCTCCTCCCCGGGGTACTCACACCTGGCCTCAGTCTCCCACCCCCAgtcctgcctctggctgctggACCCCCATGATGGCCGGCGGCTTGCGGTGCGCTTCACGGCGCTGGACTTGGGCTATGGAGATGCGGTGCACGTGTATGATGGCGCCGGGCCCCCCGAGACCCCCCGGCTACTGCGCAGTCTCACCCACTTCAGCAATGGCAAGGCTGTCACCGTGGAGACCCTGTCTGGCCAGGCTGTCGTGGTCTACCACACAGTTGCTTGGAGCAGCGGCCGGGGCTTCAACGCCACCTACCATGTGCGAGGTTACTGCTTGCCTTGGGATCGGCCCTGCGGCCTAGGCTCTGGCCTAGGGGCCGGGGAAGGCTTGGGTGAGCGCTGCTACAGCGAGGCGCAGCGCTGTGACGGCTCGTGGGACTGTGCTGATGGCACAGATGAGGAGAACTGCCCAGGCTGCCCGCCCGGACATTACCCCTGTGGGGCTGCCGGCACCCCCAGCGCCACGGCCTGCTACCTGCCTGCTGACCGCTGTAACTACCAGACCTTCTGTGCTGACGGAGCAGACGAGAGGCGCTGCCGGCGCTGCCAGCCTGGCAACTTCCGGTGCCGGGACGAGAAGTGCGTGTATGAGACGTGGGTGTGCGATGGACAGCCGGACTGTGCTGACGGCAGCGATGAGTGGGACTGCTCCTACGCCCTGCCCCGCAAGGTCATTACGGCCGCCATCATCGGCAGCCTCGTGTGTGGGCTGCTGCTGGTCATcgccctgggctgcacctgcaaGCTCTATGCCATTCGCACCCAGGAGTACAG CATCTTCGCCCCCCTCTCCCGGATGGAGGCCGAGATTGTGCAGCAGCAGGCGCCCCCTTCCTATGGGCAGCTCATTGCCCAGGGCGCCATCCCACCTGTGGAAGACTTCCCTACAGAGAACCCCAATGAC AACTCGGTGCTGGGCAACCTGCGCTCCCTGCTGCAGATCCTGCGCCAGGATATGACTCCAGGGGGTGCCTCGGGAGCCCGCCGCCGCCAGCGGGGCCGCTCGGTGCGGCGCCTGGTGCGCCGCCTCCGCCGCTGGGGCCTGCTTCCTCGAGCCAACCCCCCAGCTCGGGCCCCTGAGACCAGATCCCAGGTGGCATCTCCCGCTGCTCCCCCTGAGGCCTTGGATGGCAGCGCGGGTCCAGCCCCAGAAGGCGGGGCGGTGGGTGGGCAGGATGGGGAGCAGGCACCCCCACTGCCTGTCAAGGCTCCTCTCCCGGCTGCCAGCACATccccagctctccctcctgcccccgaGGCCCCAGAGCCACTGCCCTCGGGGCCCCTGGAGCCATCGCTGTTGTCTGGAGTGGTGCAGGCCCTGCGAGGCCGCTTCCTGCCCAGCCTGCGGCCTCCGGGACCAACCTGGCCCCCGCCTGGGCCCCAGGCAGCAGTCCTGGCACCGGAGGATGAGGACGATGTGCTGCTGGTGCCGCTGGCTGAGCCCGGCGTCTGGGTGGTCGAGGCGGAGGACGAGCCACTGCTTGCCTGa